From one Candidatus Methanoperedens sp. genomic stretch:
- a CDS encoding inorganic phosphate transporter: MEQFVVFTIILALFFDFLNGFHDSANAIATVVATKVLSPLKAVTMAAVFNLIGPLFFGTAIATTMGKGIIDTQIVTVNLIFATLVGAVIWDLITWYLGLPTSSSHALVGGLVGAGIAAAGTGSVNAAGVGLIVLFMVVSPIIGLIMGFIFAILIIRAFRSSHPSTVNHYFRRLQLFSSAFYSLTHGTNDAQKTMGIIAILLVSTSVSSPPSGGLHIPLWVILSCAAAIGLGTFFGGWRIVKTMAQRITRLRPYQGFSAETSSGVVLASMAAMGIPVSTTHVISSSIMGVGATDKLSAVRWGIARKIVGAWILTIPAAAIISASAFLIMRAFS, translated from the coding sequence TTGGAACAATTCGTCGTTTTTACTATTATACTTGCCCTGTTTTTTGATTTTTTAAATGGATTTCACGATTCTGCAAACGCAATCGCCACCGTGGTTGCAACAAAGGTTCTGTCTCCATTAAAAGCCGTTACGATGGCGGCTGTTTTTAACCTCATCGGCCCGCTTTTTTTTGGCACAGCCATTGCAACGACTATGGGAAAAGGTATCATCGACACCCAGATTGTCACGGTCAACCTGATTTTCGCAACACTGGTAGGCGCTGTAATCTGGGATTTAATCACATGGTATCTGGGTCTCCCCACATCAAGCAGCCATGCCCTGGTCGGCGGACTGGTCGGAGCAGGAATAGCTGCCGCAGGGACGGGTTCGGTCAATGCTGCAGGAGTTGGATTAATCGTGCTGTTTATGGTAGTCTCTCCAATAATCGGCCTGATTATGGGCTTCATATTCGCTATTTTAATAATAAGAGCCTTCAGGAGCTCGCATCCTTCGACAGTCAACCACTATTTCAGGAGGCTTCAGCTTTTTTCTTCAGCTTTTTATTCACTGACCCACGGGACGAACGATGCACAGAAAACAATGGGAATAATTGCAATACTTCTTGTTTCAACGAGCGTATCTTCGCCCCCCAGCGGAGGGCTGCATATTCCGCTCTGGGTTATCCTTTCCTGCGCGGCTGCGATTGGTCTTGGAACTTTTTTTGGAGGATGGCGAATCGTTAAAACAATGGCACAGAGAATCACGCGTCTGCGCCCTTATCAGGGCTTCAGCGCAGAAACTTCAAGCGGTGTTGTGCTTGCAAGCATGGCTGCTATGGGAATCCCTGTCAGCACCACGCATGTGATATCGTCTTCGATAATGGGGGTCGGAGCCACGGATAAGCTCTCAGCTGTGAGATGGGGCATCGCCCGCAAGATCGTGGGGGCATGGATACTGACAATACCCGCGGCAGCGATCATATCGGCATCTGCTTTTTTGATTATGAGAGCCTTTTCTTGA